A region from the Vicia villosa cultivar HV-30 ecotype Madison, WI linkage group LG3, Vvil1.0, whole genome shotgun sequence genome encodes:
- the LOC131593310 gene encoding putative disease resistance RPP13-like protein 1, which yields MDAIQTETLLSLSNSVKLLIQKIVSIDNFPKTKLDVSLLTNLKRTLVDLEDVLYYANNKLVTTQANNKSLNFLTRAVFQVANLLDENHSLRYDDNQNKNHSRLTFFIALIKSKTGSLIQILHGLSSRKQLGYESTIYGRDTDIEKLKHLLLSRDSDGDSKIRVISIVGMGGIGKTTLAQHLYNHPQVNDKFELKVWADFSNDDDDFSVFENALESITSQTTTNDTTEIKTFYPNFLLVLDGVWDARFVNWTLLMDIFNAGETGSRVIVTTRDERIAISMCTFLSVQYLTPLKVEDCWSLLAEHAFGEHQQSYPEGIGAIKKEIHEEIGRKIAKRCDGLPLAAVEYGALLRISLDPYDWNYVLESHVQETAYEVLASLKLSYNFLSDPLKRCFQYCSIFPKKSILEKKMVVQLWIAADLLRFSSTNQEKVGEEYFDELVSRSLIHRRSIGDDERNFRMHNFIHDLTIEVTPSEVFSPCCTDMDKHNREYKMRNFSYIRGTYDSYDKFDKLQGVKGLRIFLAFPLQEQLPLSLLSSKVLNDLLPRMRQLLVLSLSNYKSITKVPYSIGNLLNLQYLNLSHTNIERLPSVTCKLYYLQFLLLAGCKRFTELPKDMGKLIKLRHLDISNTALRELPEDVGKLINLSILDISNTALREMPVQIAKLENLHTLSDFVVSKHNGGLNIADLGKLDLHGKLSISQLQNVNDPSEVDRANIKMKEQIDELALEWDCGITFLDLQIQSVVLEKLQPSTSLKSLTIKGYAGISFPNWLGDSLFSNIVYLRISNCTDCLWLPPLGQLGNLKELVIEGMQSVETIGLEFYGSDSSSFQLFPSLETLQFEDMPVWEEWNLIVGTATEFPSLKSLSLSKCPKLMVGNIIDKFSSLTELVLRECSLLEQSIPSSHHVFKQLMFPLNPLRHLTIDGFPSLISFPTDGLPKTLKVLIISNCENLEFLTHDYLHNYTSLEELKISYSCSSMISFTLGTLPVLKSLFIEGCINLKSILIAEDESEKSLSFLRSIKIWDCNELESFPPGELATPNLVYIALWKCEKLHSLPEAMNSLAGLQEMEIDNLPNLQSFVIDELPSSLRKLSVGPIGGIMWNTEPTWEHLTCLSELRINGDDVVNTLMGPLLPTSLVKLCICGLNDTSIDEKWLQHLTSLQNLEIINAPKLKLLPKKGFPSSLSILSVTRCPLLEAILRNKWGKEWRKIAHIPSIIIDDELIT from the coding sequence ATGGATGCAATTCAGACAGAAACCCTCCTGTCACTCTCAAATTCTGTCAAGCTGCTGATACAAAAGATTGTTTCTATAGACAACTTCCCGAAGACGAAGCTTGATGTTTCACTCTTGACAAACCTGAAAAGAACGCTGGTGGATCTTGAAGATGTACTTTACTATGCTAACAACAAACTCGTCACCACTCAAGCTAACAACAAATCGCTGAATTTCTTGACGCGTGCTGTTTTTCAAGTTGCCAATTTGCTTGACGAAAACCATTCTTTACGGTATGATGATAACCAGAACAAAAATCATTCTCGTTTAACTTTTTTCATTGCACTGATTAAGTCTAAAACGGGAAGTTTAATTCAAATATTACACGGCTTAAGTTCAAGAAAACAACTTGGTTATGAATCTACTATATATGGAAGAGACACTGATATTGAGAAACTTAAGCATCTTTTGTTGTCTAGAGATAGTGATGGCGATAGTAAAATAAGAGTGATTTCTATTGTCGGTATGGGAGGGATTGGTAAAACAACTCTTGCCCAACACCTTTACAATCATCCTCAAGTTAATGACAAATTTGAGTTAAAAGTATGGGCAGATTTctcaaatgatgatgatgatttcagTGTTTTTGAAAACGCTCTTGAATCTATTACTTCACAAACAACCACTAATGATACAACTGAAATCAAGACCTTTTACCCAAACTTTTTACTGGTATTGGATGGTGTGTGGGATGCGAGATTTGTCAATTGGACATTACTCATGGATATCTTTAATGCCGGAGAAACAGGAAGTAGAGTCATCGTCACAACACGAGATGAGAGAATTGCAATATCCATGTGTACCTTTCTTTCTGTCCAGTATCTGACACCTTTGAAAGTTGAAGATTGTTGGTCTTTACTTGCCGAACATGCATTTGGAGAACATCAACAATCCTATCCAGAAGGAATTGGcgcaattaaaaaagaaatacatGAAGAAATTGGAAGAAAAATTGCAAAAAGGTGTGATGGATTACCATTAGCTGCTGTAGAATATGGGGCTCTTCTTCGCATCTCATTGGACCCATATGATTGGAATTATGTGCTAGAAAGTCACGTTCAGGAAACAGCTTATGAGGTGCTAGCTTCTCTCAAATTAAGCTACAAtttcctttctgatcctttaaAAAGGTGTTTTCAATATTGttcaatttttccaaaaaagtcCATCTTAGAAAAAAAGATGGTAGTTCAGTTGTGGATTGCAGCAGACTTACTAAGATTCTCGTCTACAAATCAAGAAAAAGTTGGAGAAGAATACTTTGATGAACTAGTGTCAAGGTCTTTGATACATCGACGATCTATTGGTGATGATGAAAGAAACTTTCGAATGCACAACTTCATCCATGATTTAACTATAGAGGTTACACCTTCAGAGGTTTTTTCTCCATGTTGTACCGATATGGACAAACATAACCGAGAGTATAAAATGCGCAATTTCTCATACATTAGAGGGACATATGATTCATATGACAAATTTGATAAATTACAGGGAGTAAAAGGTCTGCGTATCTTTCTAGCATTCCCATTACAAGAACAATTGCCTCTTTCTTTGCTATCAAGTAAGGTACTAAATGACTTGCTTCCAAGGATGAGACAATTACTGGTGTTGTCTCTGTCAAACTACAAGAGTATCACCAAGGTTCCCTACTCTAttggaaatttgttaaacttgcaatacTTAAATCTTTCTCACACAAATATTGAAAGGTTGCCTTCTGTAACATGCAAGCTTTACTATCTGCAGTTTTTGTTGTTGGCAGGATGTAAAAGGTTTACCGAATTGCCAAAGGACATGGGAAAATTGATTAAATTGCGCCACCTTGACATTAGTAACACCGCATTGAGGGAATTGCCGGAGGACGTGGGAAAATTGATCAACCTAAGCATCCTTGACATTAGTAACACCGCATTGAGGGAGATGCCAGTACAAATAGCCAAACTAGAAAATCTCCACACTTTGTCTGACTTTGTTGTCAGCAAACATAATGGTGGATTGAATATTGCAGATCTAGGAAAACTGGATCTACATGGAAAACTTTCAATCTCACAGTTACAAAATGTTAATGACCCCTCTGAAGTAGATCGAGCCAATATAAAGATGAAAGAACAAATAGACGAGTTAGCTTTGGAATGGGATTGTGGTATTACTTTTTTAGATTTACAAATTCAAAGTGTTGTACTTGAAAAATTGCAACCCTCAACAAGTTTGAAAAGTCTTACCATCAAAGGCTATGCTGGAATCAGCTTTCCAAATTGGCTAGGTGATTCTTTATTTAGCAACATAGTGTATTTAAGGATCTCAAATTGTACTGATTGTTTATGGCTTCCACCCCTTGGACAGTTGGGTAATCTGAAAGAACTCGTTATTGAAGGGATGCAATCAGTAGAGACAATTGGTCTCGAGTTCTATGGAAGTGATAGTTCTTCATTTCAACTGTTTCCCTCTTTGGAGACTTTACAATTTGAGGATATGCCAGTGTGGGAGGAATGGAACTTGATTGTTGGTACAGCTACAGAGTTTCCTagtttaaaatctttgtcactgAGTAAGTGCCCAAAACTGATGGTAGGAAACATAATTGACAAATTTTCTTCCTTAACTGAACTTGTATTAAGAGAATGTTCTCTGCTGGAGCAATCAATTCCATCATCACATCATGTATTCAAGCAACTGATGTTCCCTCTGAATCCTCTTAGACACTTGACCATAGACGGCTTTCCATCTCTAATTTCGTTCCCAACTGACGGTCTACCAAAAACCTTGAAAGTTCTCATAATCAGTAATTGTGAGAATCTAGAATTCCTTACTCATGACTACTTGCATAATTATACATCACTTGAGGAATTGAAAATATCTTATAGCTGTAGTTCAATGATATCTTTTACCTTAGGCACTCTCCCTGTCCTCAAGAGTCTGTTTATTGAAGGTTGTATAAATCTGAAATCAATATTAATTGCAGAAGACGAGTCGGAAAAGAGTCTCTCATTTCTTAGAAGCATCAAAATATGGGATTGTAATGAACTGGAGTCATTTCCCCCAGGTGAATTGGCAACTCCAAACCTTGTTTATATTGCACTGTGGAAGTGTGAGAAACTTCATTCACTGCCAGAAGCAATGAACAGTCTAGCTGGCCTTCAAGAAATGGAAATTGATAATCTGccaaatcttcaatcttttgtCATAGATGAGTTACCTAGCAGTTTACGGAAACTGTCTGTTGGCCCTATTGGTGGGATTATGTGGAATACTGAGCCAACTTGGGAACATCTCACTTGTCTCTCGGAGTTGCGAATTAACGGTGATGATGTGGTGAACACGTTGATGGGGCCATTGCTACCAACATCGCTTGTGAAACTGTGTATTTGTGGTCTTAATGATACAAGCATTGATGAGAAGTGGCTTCAGCATCTCACTTCTCTCCAAAACCTTGAGATTATTAACGCTCCCAAACTCAAGTTGTTGCCAAAGAAAGGATTTCCTTCCTCTCTTTCTATACTAAGTGTGACTCGTTGTCCATTATTGGAAGCAATTTTGCGGAACAAGTGGGGGAAAGAATGGCGTAAGATTGCTCACATTCCCTCCATAATTATTGATGACGAATTGATCACCTGA
- the LOC131593313 gene encoding putative disease resistance protein At3g14460, with amino-acid sequence MVVHLWIAAGLLESSSTDQEKVGEEYFDELVSRSLIHRWSIGDEEINFGMHNFIHDFTTEVYSLYCIGRDKHNLDDRMQNFSYNIGRYDSYHKFDKIYRVKGLRTFLAFPLQEQLPLGLLSNKVVHDLLPKMKQLRMLSLSSYKSITKVPKSIGNLLDLRYLNLSHTNIERLPSETCRLYHLQFLLLAGCARFTELPEDMGKLINLQYLDVSNTALREMPVQIAKLENLHTLSDFVVSKHNGGLNIAELGKLPHLHGKLSISQLQNVNDPFEVDRANIKMKEKIDELSLEWDCSSAFQDSQIKSVVLEKLQPSTNLKSLTIKGYGGISFPNWLGDSLFSNMVHLRISNCNDCLGLPSLGKLGNLKELVVEGMQSVETIGIEFYGCGDSSFQPFPSLESLHFENMQEWKEWDLIGDTATTFPNLKTLSLRKCQKLIAGNITEKFPFLPELELKECPLLVQSMPLSDHVFRQMMFPLNLLQQLTIDGIPSSMSFPTNGLQKTLKFLIISNCENLEFLPREYLSNYTSLKELKISYSCNSMTSFTLGALPVLKSLFIEGCNNLKSISIAEDVSLKSLSFLRSIKIWDCNELESFTLGGLATPNLRFIAMWKCEKLHSLPEAMNSLADLREMEIDNLPNLQSLVINELPSSLQKLSVGSVGGIMWNTEPSWEHLTCLSVLRINGDDTVNMLMGPLLPTSLVKLCICGLNDTSIDEKWLQHLTSLRKLEIINAPKLKLLPKKGFPSSLSVLSVTRCPLLEAICGKNGGKNGVRLLTFPP; translated from the coding sequence ATGGTAGTTCATTTATGGATTGCAGCAGGCTTACTTGAATCATCGTCCACAGATCAAGAAAAAGTTGGAGAAGAATACTTTGATGAACTAGTGTCAAGGTCATTGATACATCGGTGGTCTATTGGTGATGAGGAAATAAACTTTGGAATGCACAACTTCATCCATGATTTTACTACAGAAGTTTATTCTTTATATTGTATCGGTAGGGACAAACATAACCTAGATGATAGGATGCAAAATTTCTCATACAATATAGGGAGATATGATTCATATCacaaatttgataaaatatacaGAGTAAAAGGTCTGCGTACCTTTCTAGCATTCCCATTACAAGAACAATTGCCTCTTGGTTTGCTATCTAACAAGGTAGTGCATGACTTGCTGCCAAAAATGAAACAATTACGCATGCTGTCTCTGTCAAGCTACAAGAGTATCACCAAGGTTCCCAAGTCTATTGGAAATTTGTTAGACCTGCGGTACTTAAATCTTTCTCACACTAAtattgaaaggctcccttctgaAACGTGCAGGCTTTACCATCTGCAGTTCTTGTTGTTGGCAGGCTGTGCAAGGTTCACCGAATTGCCGGAGGACATGGGAAAATTGATTAATCTGCAGTACCTTGACGTTAGTAACACCGCATTGAGAGAGATGCCCGTACAAATAGCCAAACTAGAAAATCTTCACACTTTGTCCGACTTTGTTGTTAGCAAACATAATGGTGGATTGAATATTGCAGAGCTAGGAAAACTTCCCCACCTACATGGAAAACTTTCAATCTCCCAGCTACAAAATGTTAATGACCCCTTTGAAGTAGATAGAGCCAATATaaagatgaaagaaaaaatagacgAGTTATCTTTGGAATGGGATTGTAGTAGTGCTTTTCAAGATTCACAAATTAAAAGTGTTGTACTTGAAAAGTTGCAACCCTCAACGAATTTGAAAAGTCTCACCATCAAAGGCTATGGTGGAATCAGCTTCCCAAATTGGTTAGGTGATTCTTTATTTAGCAACATGGTGCATTTAAGGATCTCGAATTGTAATGATTGTTTAGGGCTTCCATCCCTTGGAAAATTGGGTAATCTGAAAGAACTCGTTGTTGAAGGGATGCAATCAGTGGAGACAATTGGTATTGAGTTCTATGGATGTGGGGATTCTTCGTTTCAACCATTTCCCTCTTTGGAGAGTCTACACTTTGAGAATATGCAAGAGTGGAAGGAATGGGACTTGATTGGAGATACGGCTACAACGTTTCCTAATCTAAAAACTTTATCGCTAAGAAAGTGCCAGAAACTGATAGCTGGAAACATAACTGAAAAATTTCCTTTCTTACCTGAACTTGAGTTAAAAGAATGTCCTTTACTGGTGCAATCAATGCCATTATCTGATCATGTATTCAGGCAAATGATGTtccctttgaatcttcttcaacaaTTGACCATAGACGGCATTCCATCTTCAATGTCTTTTCCAACAAATGGTCTACAAAAAACCTTGAAATTTCTGATAATCAGTAACTGTGAAAATCTAGAGTTCCTTCCTCGTGAATACTTGTCCAATTACACATCGCTTAAAGAATTGAAAATATCTTATAGCTGCAATTCAATGACATCATTTACCTTGGGTGCTCTCCCTGTCCTCAAGAGTCTGTTTATTGAGGGTTGTAACAATCTGAAATCAATATCAATTGCAGAAGATGTGTCACTAAAGAGTCTCTCATTTCTTAGAAGCATCAAAATATGGGATTGTAATGAATTGGAGTCATTTACCCTAGGTGGATTGGCCACTCCAAATCTTCGCTTTATTGCAATGTGGAAGTGTGAGAAGCTTCATTCACTACCAGAAGCAATGAACAGTCTAGCTGACCTTCGAGAAATGGAAATTGATAATCTACCTAACCTTCAATCTTTAGTCATAAATGAGTTGCCCAGTAGTTTACAGAAACTATCTGTTGGCTCTGTTGGTGGGATTATGTGGAATACTGAGCCAAGTTGGGAACATCTCACTTGTCTTTCAGTGTTGCGAATTAACGGTGATGATACGGTGAACATGTTGATGGGGCCATTGCTACCTACATCGCTTGTGAAATTGTGCATTTGTGGTCTCAATGATACAAGCATCGATGAGAAGTGGCTTCAGCATCTCACTTCTCTTCGAAAACTTGAGATTATTAACGCTCCCAAACTCAAGTTGTTGCCAAAGAAAGGATTTCCTTCCTCTCTTTCTGTACTAAGTGTGACTCGTTGTCCATTATTGGAAGCAATTTGCGGAAAAAATGGGGGAAAGAATGGCGTAAGATTGCTCACATTCCCTCCATAA
- the LOC131659741 gene encoding putative disease resistance RPP13-like protein 1: MEAIKREKLLSLSSSVKVLLEKIVGTKLSKTAKEILVDLQDALYYANNKLIPSQPNNKLLDLLRRDVLKFANLLEDTDFLRYANVLNAKHLEIHYRLTFFIQLIKSRTVNLIQILKGSSSGEQLGDDESSIYGRDADIQKLKRLLLSTDSRVISIVGMGGIGKTALAKHLYNHPQVKAKFELKLWAEFSTDVDDFSVFENILQSITSQTTTSNDTSTIYPNFLLVLDGVWDARSVNCTLLMDIFNAGESGSKVIVTSRDERVALSMQTFLSLHYLRPLKFEDCWSLLAEHAFGTRNYHQRSTLEEFGRKIARKCHGLPLAAVAHGALLRIWSNPL, translated from the exons ATGGAGGCCATCAAGAGAGAAAAACTCTTGTCACTCTCGAGCTCTGTGAAGgtgttgttagaaaagattgtTGGTACTAAGCTTTCCAAAACGGCGAAGGAAATACTGGTGGATCTTCAAGATGCTCTTTATTATGCTAACAACAAACTCATCCCTAGTCAACCTAACAACAAACTGCTGGATTTGCTGAGACGTGATGTTCTTAAATTTGCCAATTTGCTTGAAGACACTGATTTTTTAAGGTATGCTAACGTACTTAATGCTAAGCACCTCGAAATTCATTATCGTTTAACTTTTTTCATTCAACTCATTAAGTCTAGAACGGTAAATTTAATTCAAATATTAAAAGGCTCAAGTTCAGGAGAACAACTTGGTGATGATGAATCTTCTATTTATGGAAGAGACGCTGATATTCAGAAACTGAAACGTCTTTTGTTGTCTACTGATAGTAGAGTGATTTCTATTGTTGGTATGGGAGGGATTGGTAAAACAGCCCTTGCTAAACACCTTTACAATCATCCTCAAGTTAAGGCCAAATTTGAGTTAAAACTATGGGCAGAGTTCTCAACTGATGTGGATGATTTCAGTGTTTTTGAAAACATTCTTCAATCTATTACTTCACAAACAACCACAAGTAATGATACAAGTACCATTTACCCTAATTTTTTGCTGGTATTGGATGGTGTGTGGGATGCAAGATCTGTCAATTGTACATTACTTATGGATATCTTTAATGCTGGGGAATCAGGAAGTAAGGTCATTGTAACATCAAGAGATGAAAGAGTTGCACTATCCATGCAAACCTTTCTTTCTCTCCACTATCTGAGACCCTTGAAATTTGAAGATTGCTGGTCTTTACTTGCCGAACATGCATTTGGAACACGTAACtaccaccaacgatccactctaGAAGAATTTGGCAGGAAAATTGCAAGAAAGTGTCATGGTTTACCATTAGCTGCAGTAGCACATGGGGCTCTTCTTCGCATCTGGTCAAACCC CTTATGA
- the LOC131593312 gene encoding putative disease resistance protein At3g14460: protein MEAIQIQREKLLSLSTFVKVLLENKVFTLLVDKFRKPELLNKMKKTLLDLQDVLLYHDLEKVIPNPDVNQSLDLLRHAVFHVAFAFEEINFSWYDSTPTIITKQLKNLESLEYCIYVIDSNTISLFEILQGLSSQEQLAKLTILDAESSIYGRDADIEKLIHLLLSNSSDGDSKIRAISIVGMGGIGKTALAGHLYNHPQVNDKFELKLWADFSTDVDDFSVFENILQSVTSQTTTSNDTTIYPIFLLVLDGVWDAISVNWTLLMDIFNAGETHSRVIITTRDERVALSMQNFLSLHYLRPLKVEDCWSLVAKHAFGEPGYQRYNREKIGRKIAKKCDGLPLAAIAHGALLRMLFFPSNLNHVLESHVREKAYQVLASLKLSYNFLSDPLKRCFEYCSIFPKKSILEKKMVVQLWIETGLVESSSSTYQEKVGEEYFDELVSRSLIHRRSIGDEERNFGMHNFIHDLATEVSSSYHITMQNHNLDDRMQNFSYNRGTYDSYDKFDKLYGLEGLSTFLAFPLQEQLSLCLLSNKVVHDLLPTMKQLRVLSLSSYKSITKVPDSIGNLLCMQYLNLSHTNIERLPSEICELYRLQFLLLAGCKRLTELPEDMGKLISLRYLDVSDTALREMPVQIAKLENLQTLSDFVLSKHSDGLNIAELGKLPHLHGKLSISQLQNVSDPFEVDRANIKMKEQIDELALEWDCDSTTLDSQIQSVVLEKLRPSTNLKSLTIKGYGGISFPNWLGDFPFSNMVYLKILNCDDCLSLPPIGKLGNLKELVIEGMQSVETIGIEFYGSGDSSFQPFPSLESLHFENMQEWKEWDLIGGTTTTFPNLKTLSLRKCPKLIAGNITEKCPFLTELELRECPLLVHSIPLSDHVFRQLMFPLNSLQQLTIDGFPSLMSFPTDGLPKTLKLLIISNCENLEFLPHDNLHNYTSLEELKISYSCNSMISFTLGTLPVLKSLFIEGCINLKSILIAEDESEKSLSFLRSIKIWDCYELESFPPGELATPNLVYIALWKCEKLHSLPEAMNSLSGLHELEIDNLPNLQSFVIDELPSSLRKLSVGFVGGIMWNTGPTWEHLTCLSELRINGDDMVNTLMGPLLPSSVVTLCICGLNDTSIDEKWLQHLTSLQNLEIINAPKLKSLPKKGFPSSLSVLSVTRCPLLEASLRTKRGKEWRKIAHIPSIVINDELIT from the coding sequence ATGGAGGCAATTCAAATTCAGCGAGAAAAACTCTTGTCACTCTCAACTTTTGTGAAGGTGTTATTAGAAAACAAAGTTTTCACTTTGTTAGTCGATAAGTTCAGGAAGCCGGAGCTTTTGAATAAGATGAAGAAAACACTGTTGGATCTTCAAGATGTACTGCTTTATCATGATCTGGAAAAAGTAATCCCTAATCCAGATGTCAACCAATCACTGGATTTGCTCAGACATGCTGTCTTTCACGTTGCTTTTGCTTTTGAGGAAATCAATTTTTCATGGTATGATAGTACCCCAACTATTATTACTAAGCAGCTGAAAAATCTTGAAAGTTTAGAATattgcatttatgtgattgattCTAATACAATAAGTTTATTTGAAATATTACAAGGCTTGAGTTCACAAGAACAACTAGCTAAATTAACTATTTTGGATGCTGAATCTTCTATTTATGGAAGAGATGCTGATATTGAGAAACTTATACATCTTTTGTTGTCTAATAGTAGTGATGGTGATAGTAAAATTAGAGCCATTTCTATTGTTGGTATGGGAGGGATTGGTAAAACAGCCCTCGCCGGACACCTTTACAATCATCCTCAAGTTAACGATAAATTCGAGTTAAAACTATGGGCAGATTTCTCAACTGATGTGGATGATTTCAGTGTTTTTGAAAACATTCTTCAATCTGTTACTTCACAAACAACCACAAGTAATGATACAACCATTTACCCAATTTTTTTGCTGGTATTGGATGGTGTGTGGGATGCAATATCTGTCAATTGGACATTACTCATGGATATCTTTAATGCTGGGGAAACACACAGTAGGGTCATCATCACAACACGAGATGAAAGAGTTGCACTATCCATGCAAAACTTTCTTTCTCTCCACTATCTCAGACCCTTGAAAGTTGAAGATTGTTGGTCTTTAGTTGCCAAACATGCATTTGGAGAACCTGGCTACCAACGATACAATCGAGAAAAAATTGGCAGGAAAATTGCTAAAAAGTGTGATGGATTACCATTAGCTGCAATAGCACACGGGGCTCTTCTTCGCATGTTATTCTTCCCAAGCAACTTGAATCATGTGCTAGAAAGTCACGTTCGGGAAAAAGCTTATCAGGTGCTAGCTTCTCTCAAATTGAGCTACAATTTTCTTTCTGATCCTTTAAAACGATGTTTTGAGTATTGTTCAATTTTTCCAAAGAAGTCCATCTTAGAAAAAAAGATGGTAGTTCAGTTGTGGATTGAAACGGGCTTAGTAGAATCGTCATCGTCCACATATCAAGAAAAAGTTGGAGAAGAATACTTTGACGAGCTAGTGTCAAGATCGTTGATACACCGGCGATCTATTGGTGATGAGGAAAGAAACTTTGGAATGCACAACTTCATCCATGATTTAGCAACAGAGGTTTCATCTTCATACCACATCACTATGCAAAATCATAACCTAGATGATAGGATGCAGAATTTCTCATACAATAGAGGGACATATGATTCATATGACAAATTTGATAAATTATACGGATTAGAAGGTTTGAGTACCTTCCTAGCATTCCCATTACAAGAACAATTGTCTCTTTGTTTGCTATCAAATAAGGTAGTGCATGACTTGCTGCCAACAATGAAACAATTGCGCGTGTTGTCTCTGTCAAGCTACAAAAGTATCACCAAGGTTCCCGACTCTATTGGAAATTTGTTATGCATGCAGTACTTAAATCTTTCTCACACTAATATTGAAAGGTTGCCTTCTGAAATATGCGAGCTTTACCGTCTACAGTTCTTGTTGTTGGCAGGCTGTAAAAGGCTCACTGAATTGCCGGAGGACATGGGAAAATTGATTAGTCTACGCTACCTTGACGTTAGTGACACTGCATTGAGGGAGATGCCGGTACAAATAGCCAAACTTGAAAATCTCCAAACTTTGTCTGACTTTGTTTTAAGCAAACATAGTGATGGATTGAATATTGCAGAGCTAGGAAAACTTCCCCACCTACATGGAAAACTTTCAATCTCACAACTACAAAATGTTAGTGACCCCTTTGAAGTAGATCGAGCCAATATAAAGATGAAAGAACAAATAGACGAGTTAGCTTTGGAATGGGATTGTGATAGTACTACTTTAGATTCACAAATTCAAAGTGTTGTGCTTGAAAAGTTGCGACCCTCAACAAATTTGAAAAGTCTCACCATCAAAGGCTATGGTGGAATCAGCTTTCCAAATTGGTTAGGTGATTTTCCATTTAGCAACATGGTGTATTTGAAGATCTTGAATTGTGATGATTGTTTATCGCTTCCACCCATTGGAAAATTGGGAAATCTGAAAGAACTCGTTATTGAAGGGATGCAATCAGTGGAGACAATTGGTATTGAGTTCTATGGAAGTGGTGATTCTTCGTTTCAACCATTTCCCTCTTTGGAGAGTCTACACTTTGAGAATATGCAAGAGTGGAAGGAATGGGACTTGATTGGAGGTACGACTACAACGTTTCCTAATCTAAAAACTTTATCCCTAAGAAAGTGCCCGAAACTGATAGCCGGAAACATAACTGAAAAATGTCCTTTCTTAACTGAACTTGAGTTAAGAGAATGTCCTTTACTGGTGCATTCAATTCCATTATCTGATCATGTATTCAGGCAACTGATGTTCCCTCTGAATTCTCTTCAACAGCTGACCATAGACGGTTTTCCTTCTCTGATGTCGTTCCCAACAGACGGTCTACCCAAAACCTTGAAACTTCTCATAATCAGCAACTGTGAGAATCTGGAATTCCTTCCTCACGATAACTTGCATAATTATACATCACTTGAGGAATTGAAAATATCTTATAGCTGTAATTCAATGATATCATTTACCTTAGGCACTCTCCCTGTCCTCAAGAGCCTGTTTATTGAAGGTTGTATAAATCTGAAATCGATATTAATTGCAGAAGACGAGTCGGAAAAGAGTCTCTCATTTCTTAGAAGCATCAAAATATGGGATTGTTATGAACTGGAGTCATTTCCCCCAGGTGAATTGGCAACTCCAAACCTTGTTTATATTGCACTGTGGAAGTGTGAGAAGCTTCATTCACTGCCAGAAGCAATGAATAGTCTATCTGGCCTTCATGAATTGGAAATTGATAACTTAccaaatcttcaatcttttgtCATAGATGAGTTACCTAGCAGTTTACGGAAACTGTCTGTTGGCTTTGTTGGTGGGATTATGTGGAATACTGGGCCAACTTGGGAACATCTCACTTGTCTCTCGGAGTTGCGAATTAACGGCGATGATATGGTGAACACACTGATGGGGCCATTGCTACCATCATCAGTTGTGACACTGTGCATTTGTGGTCTTAATGATACAAGCATTGATGAGAAGTGGCTTCAACATCTCACTTCTCTTCAAAACCTTGAGATTATTAACGCTCCCAAACTCAAGTCATTGCCAAAGAAAGGATTTCCTTCCTCACTTTCAGTTCTAAGTGTGACTCGCTGTCCATTACTAGAAGCAAGTTTGCGGACAAAGCGGGGGAAAGAGTGGCGTAAGATTGCTCACATTCCCTCCATAGTTATTAATGACGAATTGATCACATGA